The genomic region CAAGCCCGGCCTGGGCTCCCGGGGCAAGCAGGCAGTCGGCGGACATGGACGGTTCCTCCCCGTTGCCCTCAGCCGCGGCGCCAGGGGGACCCAGGATCCCGAACTGCCAGCGGGCCTGGTTCTTCTGGGCGGAGGCTCGGTAGGGGTAGAGCAGGTAGCCCTCGTAGAGGACGGCATCGGCGACGGCCCGGGCGAGGGCCAGAGTGGTGTTCATGGCCGCTCCCCGGACACATCGGCGGTGGCCTGGGCGAGCAGCTTCTCCACCGTGGCTTCCCAGGACGTGAGGCCCCGTGAGGACTTGTACTGGGCGAGTGCTGCCAGGACGTCGCGGTCCAGGCGGATCCATCCGGCGTTGGGGAAATACTGGTCCATCAGGCTGCGCCAGGCGGCGACGGGCAGCCGGTAGGACGCCTCCAGGTCCCAGGGCACCTGTTCCACGGTGAACCCGGTCTGCCCCTTGGTGAAGACGGTGCCGGAGAACAGCAGCTCCAGCGGTATCTCGCCGTCGTGCAGGGCATGCAGGTATTTGGCGGCAGCCACGTCGAAATCAAACGTGCAGGGTAGCGGGAGGTCCACCTCGGTGCTGCCCGTGAAACCCTGCACCATGGTGCTGCACTGCATCCAGAGGAATGACTTGAGCGTGGTGGGCCAACGCCCGCGGCCGCCGAAGAGGTCCAGCAGGCCGGTCTCCTCCTCGGGCGCGTAGCCGCGGCGCTGCGGCAGGATCCGGACCTGG from Arthrobacter globiformis harbors:
- a CDS encoding DUF6084 family protein, translating into MTELSFAVLEIRPEPYAAAPQLTARLQVAEGTGAVVHAVALRCQVRILPQRRGYAPEEETGLLDLFGGRGRWPTTLKSFLWMQCSTMVQGFTGSTEVDLPLPCTFDFDVAAAKYLHALHDGEIPLELLFSGTVFTKGQTGFTVEQVPWDLEASYRLPVAAWRSLMDQYFPNAGWIRLDRDVLAALAQYKSSRGLTSWEATVEKLLAQATADVSGERP